The following proteins are co-located in the Noviherbaspirillum sp. UKPF54 genome:
- the atpA gene encoding F0F1 ATP synthase subunit alpha translates to MQLNPSEISELIKSRIQGLGEGAEIRNQGTVISVTDGICRIHGLSDAMQGEMLEFPGNTFGLALNLERDSVGAVILGEYEHISEGDTVKCTGRVLEVPVGPELRGRVVNALGQPIDGKGPVNAKLTDVIEKVAPGVIARQSVSQPMQTGLKAIDSMVPIGRGQRELIIGDRQTGKSAVAVDAIINQKGQNMTCIYVAIGQKASTVKNIVRALEQHGAMEYTIVVAANASESAAMQYIAAYSGCTMGEYFRDRGEDALIIYDDLSKQAVAYRQVSLLLRRPPGREAYPGDVFYLHSRLLERAARVNPDYVEKFTNGAVKGQTGSLTALPIIETQAGDVSAFVPTNVISITDGQIFLETSLFNAGIRPAINAGISVSRVGGAAQTKVIKNLSGGIRTDLAQYRELAAFAQFASDLDEATRKQLDRGARVTELLKQTQYSPLPISLMGVSLFAVNKGYFDDIDVKRVLAFEAGLHNFMKTSHAALLKKIEDTKQLDKDGEAELAAAIAAFKKTF, encoded by the coding sequence CAACCCGTCTGAAATCAGCGAACTGATCAAGAGCCGGATTCAAGGCCTTGGCGAAGGCGCTGAGATTCGCAATCAAGGCACGGTCATTTCCGTGACCGACGGTATCTGCCGCATCCACGGTCTGTCCGACGCGATGCAAGGCGAGATGCTGGAATTCCCGGGCAACACCTTCGGCCTCGCACTGAACCTCGAGCGCGACTCCGTCGGCGCCGTTATCCTGGGTGAATACGAGCACATTTCCGAAGGCGACACCGTCAAGTGCACCGGCCGCGTGCTGGAAGTGCCGGTCGGCCCCGAACTGCGTGGCCGTGTGGTCAACGCCCTGGGCCAGCCGATCGACGGCAAAGGTCCGGTCAACGCCAAGCTGACCGACGTGATCGAAAAAGTGGCACCGGGCGTTATCGCGCGTCAGTCCGTGTCGCAACCGATGCAAACCGGCCTGAAGGCAATCGACTCGATGGTGCCGATCGGCCGCGGCCAGCGCGAGCTGATCATCGGCGACCGCCAAACCGGTAAGTCCGCCGTTGCGGTTGATGCGATCATCAACCAAAAGGGCCAGAACATGACGTGTATCTACGTCGCGATCGGCCAAAAGGCATCGACCGTCAAGAACATCGTGCGCGCGCTGGAACAGCACGGTGCGATGGAATACACGATCGTGGTTGCCGCCAACGCTTCCGAATCCGCCGCAATGCAATACATCGCCGCGTACTCCGGTTGCACCATGGGCGAATACTTCCGCGACCGCGGCGAAGATGCGCTGATCATTTATGACGATCTGTCCAAGCAAGCTGTGGCATACCGTCAGGTTTCGCTGCTGCTGCGCCGTCCGCCGGGCCGTGAAGCGTATCCGGGCGACGTGTTCTACCTGCACTCCCGTCTCTTGGAGCGCGCTGCTCGCGTGAACCCCGACTACGTCGAGAAGTTCACCAACGGCGCCGTCAAGGGCCAGACCGGTTCGCTGACCGCGCTGCCGATCATCGAAACGCAAGCCGGCGACGTATCCGCATTCGTTCCGACCAACGTGATTTCGATTACCGACGGCCAGATCTTCCTGGAGACCTCGCTGTTCAACGCCGGTATCCGTCCCGCGATTAACGCCGGTATTTCGGTGTCGCGCGTCGGCGGTGCTGCACAGACCAAGGTCATCAAGAATCTGTCCGGTGGTATCCGTACCGACTTGGCGCAGTACCGTGAACTGGCCGCGTTTGCGCAGTTCGCTTCCGACCTCGACGAAGCGACCCGCAAGCAGCTCGACCGTGGCGCACGCGTGACCGAACTCTTGAAGCAGACCCAGTACTCGCCGCTGCCGATTTCGCTGATGGGCGTATCGCTGTTCGCGGTGAACAAGGGTTACTTCGACGATATCGACGTGAAGCGCGTGCTGGCATTCGAAGCCGGCCTGCATAACTTCATGAAGACCAGCCACGCTGCTCTGCTGAAGAAGATTGAAGACACCAAGCAACTCGATAAAGACGGCGAAGCAGAACTCGCCGCCGCGATTGCCGCCTTCAAGAAAACCTTCTGA
- a CDS encoding SGNH/GDSL hydrolase family protein, whose protein sequence is MPAKLRRYLPELIALPLLPVLIAQGHRTRRITPRLPEAGGPCAGIAGTGAGEPLSLLTVGESPVAGVGVATHEEAITGQLARVLAVRLQRAVHWRACGSNGVTVREALQQVVPSIPAQAVDIALVAFGVNDTTAFHPVRRWQSDLRALLQAVDARCAPRLLLLSGVPPVAHFPALPQPLRWVMGLKSAALDAAAREMAPHLPRALYVPLELAVRDTSMLAVDGYHPSAKGCAAWAKLLADACLSHLGGQATHAG, encoded by the coding sequence ATGCCCGCCAAGTTGCGCCGCTACCTGCCTGAACTGATTGCACTGCCATTGCTGCCCGTTCTGATCGCGCAGGGGCATCGCACGCGCCGCATCACCCCGCGCCTGCCCGAAGCGGGCGGGCCATGCGCGGGTATTGCCGGCACCGGCGCAGGCGAGCCACTGTCTCTGCTGACGGTTGGCGAGTCGCCGGTGGCCGGGGTGGGGGTGGCCACGCATGAAGAAGCGATCACCGGCCAGCTGGCGCGCGTCTTGGCGGTACGCCTGCAGAGGGCCGTCCACTGGCGTGCCTGCGGCAGCAACGGCGTCACCGTGCGCGAGGCGCTGCAGCAGGTCGTGCCCTCCATTCCCGCGCAGGCGGTCGATATCGCGCTGGTGGCGTTCGGCGTCAACGACACCACCGCGTTTCATCCGGTACGCCGCTGGCAGTCCGATCTGCGTGCATTGTTGCAAGCTGTCGACGCGCGCTGCGCCCCGCGCTTGCTGCTGCTGTCCGGCGTGCCGCCGGTCGCCCATTTCCCCGCGCTGCCGCAGCCACTACGCTGGGTCATGGGTCTCAAATCCGCCGCACTGGACGCCGCCGCACGCGAAATGGCGCCGCACCTGCCGCGCGCGTTGTACGTACCGCTCGAACTGGCGGTACGCGACACGAGCATGCTGGCCGTGGACGGCTATCATCCGTCGGCTAAAGGCTGTGCTGCCTGGGCCAAGCTGCTGGCGGATGCATGTCTTTCGCATCTCGGCGGGCAAGCAACCCATGCCGGTTAA
- the atpG gene encoding F0F1 ATP synthase subunit gamma: MAAGKEIRGKIKSVESTKKITKAMEMVAASKMRKAQDRMRSARPYSDKIRNIAAHLSQANPEYTHPFLVQQNEAKTVGIIVVTTDKGLCGGMNTNVLRMVTNKVRELEGQGIKTEAVAIGNKGLGFLNRIGAKVVAQAVQLGDTPHLDKLIGPVKVLLDAYVEGKLDAVYLFYTKFINTMKQESRMDQLLPLASEKMEADKTSLAWDYIYEPDAQSVIDELLVRYVEALIYQSVAENMASEQSARMVAMKAASDNAGNVIGELKLVYNKTRQAAITKELSEIVAGAAAV; encoded by the coding sequence ATGGCTGCAGGCAAAGAGATACGCGGCAAGATCAAGAGCGTAGAAAGTACGAAGAAGATCACCAAGGCGATGGAAATGGTCGCCGCATCCAAAATGCGCAAGGCGCAGGACCGGATGCGTTCGGCCCGCCCGTACAGTGACAAGATTCGTAACATCGCCGCTCACTTGTCGCAAGCCAATCCAGAGTACACGCATCCGTTCCTGGTTCAGCAAAACGAAGCAAAGACGGTGGGTATCATCGTCGTCACGACCGACAAGGGTCTGTGCGGCGGCATGAACACCAACGTGCTGCGGATGGTGACCAACAAGGTGCGTGAACTCGAAGGTCAAGGCATCAAGACCGAAGCAGTCGCGATCGGCAACAAGGGTCTCGGTTTCCTCAATCGCATCGGCGCCAAGGTCGTGGCCCAGGCTGTCCAGCTCGGCGATACGCCGCATCTGGACAAGCTGATTGGCCCGGTCAAGGTCCTGCTCGATGCGTACGTGGAAGGCAAACTGGACGCGGTCTACCTGTTCTACACCAAGTTCATCAACACGATGAAGCAAGAGTCGCGGATGGATCAACTCCTGCCTCTGGCGTCCGAAAAGATGGAAGCGGACAAGACGTCACTGGCATGGGACTACATCTACGAGCCGGATGCGCAAAGTGTGATCGATGAACTCCTGGTGCGTTATGTCGAGGCGCTGATTTACCAGTCCGTCGCGGAAAACATGGCGTCCGAGCAATCGGCGCGCATGGTCGCGATGAAGGCAGCGTCCGACAACGCAGGTAACGTGATCGGCGAGCTGAAACTGGTCTATAACAAGACCCGTCAGGCCGCGATTACCAAGGAACTGTCCGAGATCGTCGCCGGTGCGGCAGCGGTTTAA
- a CDS encoding CoA-binding protein, which yields MMLDADAIRALLTESRTIAVVGLSTKPERPSYGVAKYLQLHGYRVVPVNPTHAGEHILGEYCHGTLTQAADAVMRAGARIDIIDCFRKSEHVAPVVDEAIAVGARCVWMQLGVIDHAAATKAETAGLAVVMDKCIKIEHAFVMR from the coding sequence ATGATGCTGGATGCAGATGCGATTCGAGCCTTGCTCACCGAAAGCCGCACCATCGCGGTGGTCGGCCTTTCCACCAAACCAGAACGCCCGAGCTACGGCGTGGCCAAGTACCTGCAGCTGCACGGCTACCGTGTCGTCCCGGTCAATCCGACGCACGCGGGCGAACATATCCTCGGCGAATATTGCCATGGCACGCTGACGCAGGCCGCCGATGCAGTCATGCGCGCAGGCGCGCGAATCGACATCATCGATTGCTTTCGCAAGTCGGAACACGTGGCGCCGGTCGTCGACGAAGCGATTGCCGTCGGCGCGCGCTGCGTATGGATGCAGCTGGGCGTGATCGATCACGCCGCCGCCACCAAGGCAGAGACCGCTGGCCTGGCCGTGGTGATGGACAAGTGCATCAAGATCGAACATGCGTTCGTCATGCGTTGA
- the atpD gene encoding F0F1 ATP synthase subunit beta has translation MADGKIVQCIGAVVDVEFPRNAMPKVYDALKMEGSELTLEVQQQLGDGVVRTIALGSSEGLRRGMMIKNTGAPISVPVGPATLGRIMDVLGNPIDERGPVNAATTASIHRKAPQYDELSPSQELLETGIKVIDLVCPFAKGGKVGLFGGAGVGKTVNMMELINNIAKAHSGLSVFAGVGERTREGNDFYHEMADSKVVDLENLGNSKVAMVYGQMNEPPGNRLRVALTGLTIAESFRDEGKDVLFFVDNIYRYTLAGTEVSALLGRMPSAVGYQPTLAEEMGRLQERITSTKTGSITSIQAVYVPADDLTDPSPATTFAHLDSTVVLSRDIAALGIYPAVDPLDSTSRQLDPNVVGAEHYETARAVQGTLQRYKELRDIIAILGMDELAPEDKLVVARARKMQRFLSQPFHVAEVFTGSPGKYVSLKDTIKGFKMIASGELDHLPEQAFYMVGTIEEAIEKAKKIQ, from the coding sequence ATGGCTGATGGCAAAATCGTTCAGTGTATCGGCGCCGTGGTGGACGTAGAGTTCCCGCGTAACGCGATGCCCAAGGTGTACGACGCCTTGAAAATGGAAGGCTCCGAGCTGACCCTGGAAGTGCAGCAGCAGCTGGGTGACGGCGTGGTCCGTACCATTGCGCTGGGCTCTTCCGAAGGTCTGCGCCGCGGCATGATGATCAAGAACACCGGCGCGCCGATCTCGGTGCCGGTTGGTCCGGCAACCCTGGGCCGCATCATGGACGTGCTGGGCAACCCGATCGACGAGCGTGGTCCGGTCAATGCAGCAACGACCGCATCGATCCACCGCAAGGCTCCGCAATACGACGAGCTGTCCCCGTCGCAAGAGTTGCTGGAAACCGGCATCAAGGTTATTGACCTGGTGTGCCCGTTCGCCAAGGGTGGTAAGGTCGGTCTGTTCGGCGGTGCAGGTGTGGGCAAGACCGTGAACATGATGGAACTGATCAACAACATCGCGAAGGCGCACTCCGGTCTGTCCGTGTTCGCCGGCGTGGGTGAGCGTACCCGTGAAGGTAACGACTTCTACCATGAAATGGCGGACTCGAAGGTTGTGGACCTCGAGAACCTGGGCAACTCCAAGGTCGCGATGGTGTATGGCCAGATGAACGAGCCGCCGGGCAACCGTTTGCGCGTGGCGCTGACCGGTCTGACCATTGCGGAATCGTTCCGTGATGAAGGCAAGGACGTTCTGTTCTTCGTCGACAATATCTACCGTTACACGCTGGCCGGTACCGAAGTGTCCGCGCTGTTGGGCCGTATGCCTTCCGCGGTGGGTTACCAGCCGACGCTGGCCGAAGAAATGGGCCGTCTGCAAGAGCGTATTACCTCGACCAAGACCGGTTCGATCACCTCGATCCAGGCAGTGTACGTGCCAGCCGACGACTTGACCGACCCGTCCCCGGCGACGACCTTCGCGCACTTGGACTCGACCGTGGTTCTGTCGCGTGACATCGCAGCTCTCGGTATTTATCCGGCGGTTGACCCGCTGGACTCGACCTCGCGTCAGCTCGACCCGAACGTGGTCGGCGCCGAGCACTACGAGACCGCACGCGCCGTTCAGGGCACGCTGCAGCGCTACAAGGAACTGCGCGACATTATCGCGATTCTGGGCATGGACGAACTGGCACCGGAAGACAAGCTGGTGGTGGCGCGCGCTCGTAAGATGCAGCGTTTCCTGTCGCAGCCGTTCCACGTTGCTGAAGTGTTTACCGGCTCGCCCGGTAAGTACGTTTCGCTGAAGGATACGATCAAGGGTTTCAAGATGATCGCCTCCGGCGAACTCGATCACCTGCCGGAACAAGCGTTCTACATGGTCGGCACGATCGAAGAAGCAATCGAAAAAGCCAAGAAGATCCAGTAA
- a CDS encoding F0F1 ATP synthase subunit epsilon: MAHTIHVDVVSAEEEIFAGEAEFVALPGEAGELGIYPQHTPLITRIRPGAVRIKVPGQAEDEFVFVAGGILEVQPNGVTVLADTAIRGHDLDEAKATEAKKLAEETLSNKDSKIDYAKAQAELAAAIAQLAAIEKLRKKR; the protein is encoded by the coding sequence ATGGCACACACTATTCACGTAGACGTCGTCTCCGCCGAAGAAGAAATCTTCGCCGGCGAAGCCGAGTTCGTCGCGTTGCCGGGTGAAGCGGGCGAGCTGGGTATCTATCCCCAGCACACGCCGCTGATCACGCGCATTCGGCCGGGTGCGGTGCGCATCAAGGTGCCGGGCCAGGCGGAAGATGAGTTTGTCTTCGTCGCCGGCGGCATTCTCGAAGTGCAACCGAACGGCGTCACCGTGCTGGCCGATACCGCGATCCGCGGTCACGACCTGGACGAGGCAAAGGCGACCGAAGCGAAGAAATTGGCGGAAGAAACGTTGTCGAACAAGGACTCGAAAATCGATTATGCGAAAGCGCAGGCTGAATTGGCCGCCGCGATCGCACAATTGGCAGCGATCGAGAAATTGCGCAAGAAACGCTGA